In Zingiber officinale cultivar Zhangliang chromosome 3B, Zo_v1.1, whole genome shotgun sequence, a single window of DNA contains:
- the LOC121967555 gene encoding trans-cinnamate 4-monooxygenase-like, producing MDLLFLEKALLALFSAVTLAIVVSKLRGKHFKLPPGPLPVPVFGNWLQVGDDLNHRNLTALAKRFGDIFLLRMGIRNLVVVSSPDLARDVLHAQGVEFGSRTRNVVFDIFTGKGQDMVFTVYGDHWRKMRRIMTVPFFTNKVVQQNRQGWEEEARLVVEDVKKDPKAATEGVVLRRRLQLMMYNNMYRIMFNFRFQSMDDPLFNKLKAANGERSRLAQSFEYNYGDFIPILRPFLRGYLKKCQELKDNRLKLFDDHFVSEKKKLMDKLGSKLELNCAIDHILDAERKGEINYDNVLYIVENINVAAIETTLWSIEWGVAELVNHPEIQCKLWAELDTVLGEGVPITEPDIQRLPYLQAVIKETLRLRMAIPLLVPHMNLHDAKLGGYDIPAESKILVNAWWLANNPVHWKNPEEFRPERFLEEEAKVEANGNDFRYLPFGVGRRSCPGIILALPILGVTLGQLVQNFHLLPPPGTNKVDTTEKGGQFSLHILKHSTIVCKPRA from the exons ATGGATCTGCTCTTCCTCGAGAAGGCGCTCCTGGCCCTCTTCTCCGCCGTCACCCTCGCCATCGTCGTCTCCAAGCTCCGCGGAAAGCACTTCAAGCTGCCCCCGGGGCCCCTCCCGGTACCCGTCTTCGGGAACTGGCTCCAGGTTGGCGACGACCTCAACCACCGGAATCTCACCGCCCTCGCCAAGCGATTCGGCGACATCTTCCTCCTCCGCATGGGCATCCGCAACCTGGTGGTGGTCTCATCGCCGGATCTCGCCCGGGACGTGCTCCACGCGCAGGGCGTCGAGTTCGGATCCCGCACCCGCAACGTGGTCTTCGATATCTTCACTGGCAAGGGGCAGGACATGGTGTTCACCGTATACGGTGACCACTGGCGCAAGATGAGGCGGATCATGACGGTACCCTTCTTCACCAACAAGGTTGTCCAGCAGAACCGACAGGGTTGGGAAGAGGAGGCCCGGCTGGTGGTGGAGGATGTTAAGAAAGACCCCAAGGCAGCCACCGAGGGTGTGGTTCTCCGCCGCCGGCTGCAGCTTATGATGTACAACAACATGTATCGGATCATGTTTAACTTCCGCTTCCAGAGCATGGACGATCCGCTCTTTAACAAGCTCAAAGCCGCCAATGGTGAACGCAGTCGCCTTGCGCAGAGCTTCGAATACAACTACGGCGACTTCATTCCCATTCTCAGACCCTTCCTCAGGGGTTACCTCAAGAAATGCCAAGAGCTCAAGGACAACCGCCTCAAGCTCTTCGATGATCACTTCGTTTCTGAGAAGAA GAAGCTGATGGACAAATTGGGATCAAAGTTAGAGCTCAACTGCGCTATTGATCACATCTTAGATGCTGAGAGGAAGGGAGAAATTAATTATGACAATGTTCTGTACATCGTCGAGAACATCAACGTTGCTG CCATCGAGACGACATTGTGGTCGATTGAGTGGGGCGTGGCTGAGCTGGTGAACCACCCGGAGATCCAGTGCAAACTCTGGGCTGAGCTGGACACTGTGTTGGGTGAGGGTGTGCCGATCACGGAGCCGGACATCCAAAGGCTGCCCTACTTGCAGGCAGTTATCAAGGAGACCCTCCGACTGCGGATGGCCATCCCCTTGCTTGTCCCCCACATGAACCTTCACGATGCCAAGCTTGGTGGCTACGACATCCCTGCCGAGAGCAAGATTCTGGTCAATGCCTGGTGGCTCGCCAACAACCCTGTCCACTGGAAGAACCCCGAGGAGTTCCGACCAGAACGGTTTTTGGAGGAGGAGGCCAAGGTGGAGGCAAACGGCAATGACTTCCGGTACTTGCCCTTTGGTGTCGGCCGTCGTAGCTGCCCTGGCATCATCCTCGCCCTCCCCATCCTCGGCGTTACCCTGGGCCAGCTAGTGCAGAATTTCCATTTGTTACCGCCGCCAGGAACGAACAAGGTGGACACCACCGAGAAAGGCGGGCAGTTCAGCCTCCACATCCTCAAGCATTCCACCATAGTCTGCAAGCCCAGGGCGTGA